AAGCCTTGGTGGTCTTTTTGTTCTTCAGGATAATCCTTGTTGACTGCATAAAATTCCAAGCCTCTGGCTTTGCACCATTCGACAGCTTCGTCCAAAAGTGAACCTTCGCGCACACTCCACAATATCAAACGGTGCTTTTCTTGTTGCAACAACTTCAGTGTATCTACTGCGAATGGAATTTCTTCACCAATACGCGGGTAACGATGCTCTACAATCGTTCCGTCAAAATCAACAGCTATAATCATAGTTCTTTTTTAATACCTAATTTTAGACAAAGATACGGACAGTAAGCCAAAAAAACGTATCTTTGTTCCGAATTAACATTTTAATAAAAATTATCACTACATGAACAATTCCCCTCAGCGTGCTTCCAAAGGCTTTACGAGAGCATTTTGGGTCAGCAACACAGTCGAACTGTTTGAACGTATGGCGTATTATGCCGTTTTTATCGTTCTCACTATTTATTTATCTTCTATTTTAGGTTTTAATGATTTTGAAGCAAGTATGATTTCCGGTCTTTTCTCCGGCGGGTTATATCTGCTTCCTATTTTCTCCGGTGCTTATGCCGATAAGATCGGTTTCCGAAAATCAATGATTATAGCGTTCTCCTTATTATCTATCGGATATTTGGGGTTAGGAGTTTTGCCTACTTTATTAGAGACGGCCGGATTAGTAAGTTATGGCGCGACGACCCAGTTTAACGGTTTGCCTGATAGCTATTCCCGTTGGATGATTGTGCCTGTCTTGTTTATTCTTATGGTGGGTGGCTCTTTCATTAAATCCATTATTTCAGCTTCCGTGGCTAAGGAGACAACGGAGGCTACCCGTGCCCGCGGTTATTCCATTTTTTATATGATGGTGAATATAGGTGCTTTCACCGGAAAGACGATTGTTGATCCTTTGCGGAATGTGATTGGCGAGCAGGCATATATCTATATCAATTATTTTTCCGGAACGATGACTATTATTGCTTTGCTTGCTGTTGTTCTTCTTTATAAATCCACTCATACGGCAGGAGAAGGAAAGAGCCTTCATGAGATTGGGCAGGGATTCATGAGAATTATAACGAACTGGCGCTTGTTGATTCTTATACTGATTGTCACAGGATTCTGGATGGTGCAACAGCAACTTTATGCCACGATGCCGAAGTATGTGATTCGTATGGCTGGCGAAACGGCAAAGCCGGGTTGGATTGCCAATGTGAATCCTTTTGTGGTGGTATGTTGTGTTAGTTTTATCACACGTCTGATGGCAAAGCGTAGCGCTATCACTTCAATGAATGTGGGAATGTTTTTGATTCCTGTTTCAGCTTTGTTGATGGCATGTGGGAACCTGCTCGGCAATGACTTGCTTTCCGGGATAAGCAATATTACGTTGATGATGGTGGCAGGTATCGTTGTGCAGGCACTTGCCGAATGTTTCATATCGCCACGCTATTTGGAATATTTCTCTTTGCAGGCTCCTAAAGGGGAAGAAGGGATGTATTTAGGATTCAGCCATCTGCATTCTTTCCTTTCGTCTATTTTCGGTTTCGGATTGGCGGGAATCTTGTTGACCAAATATTGTCCGGATCCAGCATTGTTCGAGACACGTGCAGCGTGGGAAGCTGCTAGCGTAAATGCACATTATATATGGTATTACTTCGCTGCAATTGGTCTGATTGCTGCTATAGCGTTACTATTATTTGCAAAAATCACCGAATTCATCGACAAAAAGAAGAAAGCTAATCAGTAAATCTCTCCTTTTTTACGTATATTTGCCGTCACTTTGCTGTAAAAGTTGACGGCATTTTTATTTTTTAATAAAGAAGATAAAACATGAAAGTAAAATTTATAAGCTTAGCGAGTGGCAGTAGTGGGAACTGTTATTATCTGGGCACTGAAACCTATGGGATACTGATAGATGCTGGAATTGGTATTCGTACTATAAAAAAGACACTGAAGGATTTCAATATCTTGATGGATAGTATCCGTGCCGTATTTATTACGCATGATCATGCGGATCATATCAAGGCTGTAGGCCATTTGGGTGAGAAGTTAAATATTCCGGTTTACACAACGGCACGTATTCATGCAGGAATCAATCGCAGTTATTGTATGACGGAGAAGCTTAGTTCGTCAGTTCGTTATTTGGAAAAACAGGAACCTATGGTTTTAGAGGATTTCCGCATTGAATCTTTTGAGGTTCCGCATGATGGTACGGATAATGTGGGGTACTGCATCGAAATAGATGGCAAAGTATTTTCTTTTTTAACTGACCTTGGGGAGATTACTTCTACAGCAGCTCATTATATTGGCAAGGCACATTATCTGATTCTGGAAGCTAACTATGATGAAGAAATGCTCAAAATGGGTCCTTATCCTCAATATCTGAAAGAACGGATCACAAGTAAGACCGGACACATGAGTAACTCGGATACTGCTGAGTTTTTAGCGGAAAATATCACGGAACACTTGCGATATATCTGGTTATGCCACTTGAGTAAAGACAATAATCATCCGGAGTTAGCTTTTAAAACTGTAGAATGGAAATTAAAGAACAAAGGTGTTATTGTTGGCAAAGACGTGCAACTGCTTGCTTTAAAGCGAAATACGCCTTCCGAGCTTTATGTGTTCGAATAAAAGCGAAAAAAATATAGTAAAAAAGCTGCATTATTGTTTGGTCAAATAAAATAAAAGACCTACTTTTGCAACCGCAAACGAGGAAATAAGCACTCTTAGCTCAGTTGGTAGAGCAACTGACTCTTAATCAGTGGGTCCAGGGTTCGAGTCCCTGAGGGTGTACAAATTCCGAAGTTGCAACGTAAATTTAATGTTGCACTCTTAGCTCAGTTGGTAGAGCAACTGACTCTTAATCAGTGGGTCCAGGGTTCGAGTCCCTGAGGGTGTACAAAAAGGAGGTAACTAAAGTCAT
This portion of the Bacteroides acidifaciens genome encodes:
- a CDS encoding BT0820 family HAD-type phosphatase; its protein translation is MIIAVDFDGTIVEHRYPRIGEEIPFAVDTLKLLQQEKHRLILWSVREGSLLDEAVEWCKARGLEFYAVNKDYPEEQKDHQGFSRKLKADMFIDDRNLGGLPDWGVIYEMIKEKKTFADIYSQNGEEKKTSLKKKRRWLPF
- a CDS encoding peptide MFS transporter, with amino-acid sequence MNNSPQRASKGFTRAFWVSNTVELFERMAYYAVFIVLTIYLSSILGFNDFEASMISGLFSGGLYLLPIFSGAYADKIGFRKSMIIAFSLLSIGYLGLGVLPTLLETAGLVSYGATTQFNGLPDSYSRWMIVPVLFILMVGGSFIKSIISASVAKETTEATRARGYSIFYMMVNIGAFTGKTIVDPLRNVIGEQAYIYINYFSGTMTIIALLAVVLLYKSTHTAGEGKSLHEIGQGFMRIITNWRLLILILIVTGFWMVQQQLYATMPKYVIRMAGETAKPGWIANVNPFVVVCCVSFITRLMAKRSAITSMNVGMFLIPVSALLMACGNLLGNDLLSGISNITLMMVAGIVVQALAECFISPRYLEYFSLQAPKGEEGMYLGFSHLHSFLSSIFGFGLAGILLTKYCPDPALFETRAAWEAASVNAHYIWYYFAAIGLIAAIALLLFAKITEFIDKKKKANQ
- a CDS encoding MBL fold metallo-hydrolase; this encodes MKVKFISLASGSSGNCYYLGTETYGILIDAGIGIRTIKKTLKDFNILMDSIRAVFITHDHADHIKAVGHLGEKLNIPVYTTARIHAGINRSYCMTEKLSSSVRYLEKQEPMVLEDFRIESFEVPHDGTDNVGYCIEIDGKVFSFLTDLGEITSTAAHYIGKAHYLILEANYDEEMLKMGPYPQYLKERITSKTGHMSNSDTAEFLAENITEHLRYIWLCHLSKDNNHPELAFKTVEWKLKNKGVIVGKDVQLLALKRNTPSELYVFE